In Candidatus Contubernalis alkalaceticus, the following proteins share a genomic window:
- the trpB gene encoding tryptophan synthase subunit beta — protein sequence MYPDKLGHFEEFGGRYVPEALMPALEELTTKYDELSREEGFKKELNHYLQDYAGRPTPLYFAEALTEMVGGPKIYLKREDLLHTGAHKINNTLGQAMLARHMGKKKVIAETGAGQHGVATATAAAMFGLDCEVYMGEEDMERQSLNVFRMKLLGARVVPVTSGSMTLKDATNEAIRSWVTHVEDTYYIIGSVVGPDPYPRMVRDFQSVIGKEAREQFLQAEGALPQCLVACIGGGSNAMGLFSPFMKDTGVEMVGVEAAGLGLDTEMHAATMTKGRPGVLHGFKSYLLQDSYGQISPVHSISAGLDYPGVGPEHAFLKTKGRAQYESVTDGEALEAFQLLSRLEGIIPALESAHAIAYVLKNKESLKKYNSMIICLSGRGDKDVNTAAKAMESLEKSAGNVEVSK from the coding sequence ATGTATCCGGATAAATTAGGACACTTTGAGGAGTTTGGAGGCAGGTATGTCCCCGAGGCCCTGATGCCTGCCTTAGAGGAATTGACTACAAAATATGATGAGTTGAGCCGGGAGGAAGGTTTTAAAAAGGAACTGAATCATTACCTCCAGGATTATGCCGGCAGGCCCACACCTTTATACTTTGCAGAAGCTCTGACGGAAATGGTGGGAGGCCCAAAGATATATTTGAAAAGGGAAGACCTTCTGCACACCGGAGCCCATAAGATTAACAATACACTGGGCCAGGCTATGCTGGCCCGGCACATGGGAAAAAAGAAGGTGATAGCTGAGACAGGAGCCGGGCAGCACGGGGTGGCCACTGCAACAGCTGCGGCCATGTTCGGGTTGGACTGTGAGGTATACATGGGGGAAGAGGACATGGAGAGACAGTCATTAAACGTTTTTCGCATGAAACTTTTGGGAGCCAGGGTGGTTCCCGTCACTTCTGGAAGTATGACCTTAAAAGATGCCACCAACGAAGCTATCCGCAGTTGGGTGACCCATGTGGAGGATACCTACTATATTATCGGTTCCGTAGTGGGCCCTGACCCCTATCCCCGGATGGTAAGGGATTTCCAGTCGGTCATCGGAAAGGAAGCCCGGGAACAGTTCTTGCAGGCCGAAGGGGCACTACCCCAATGCCTGGTGGCCTGCATTGGTGGGGGCAGTAATGCCATGGGGCTTTTCTCTCCCTTTATGAAGGACACCGGGGTGGAAATGGTGGGAGTGGAGGCCGCAGGACTGGGGTTAGATACGGAGATGCACGCCGCCACCATGACCAAAGGCCGTCCTGGGGTGCTCCACGGTTTCAAAAGTTATTTGCTGCAGGATTCATATGGACAGATTTCACCGGTTCATTCCATATCTGCCGGTTTGGATTACCCGGGGGTAGGGCCGGAACACGCTTTTCTGAAAACAAAGGGCAGGGCACAGTATGAGTCGGTCACCGACGGGGAAGCCCTGGAGGCCTTCCAGCTGCTTTCCCGGTTGGAGGGAATCATTCCGGCTTTGGAGAGTGCCCACGCCATAGCCTATGTCTTAAAAAACAAAGAAAGCTTGAAGAAATATAACTCTATGATTATCTGCCTGTCGGGCCGTGGGGATAAAGATGTGAATACAGCGGCCAAGGCCATGGAATCCTTGGAAAAATCCGCGGGAAATGTGGAGGTGTCAAAATGA
- the trpA gene encoding tryptophan synthase subunit alpha, with protein MRLKDTFEQLKSGGEKALITFITAGDPDIETTEKLVLEMEKRGADIIELGLPFSDPLADGPVIQQSSQRSLERGMNTSLFLEIVSRLRQKTKIPLVVLTYYNPVLSFGEEKFVKEAARAGLDGMIIPDLPLEESRSLHQLAQTQGVDLIYLLTPTSPEERIILTVERAGGFIYCVALTGVTGVRENLSKKAEDMVSRIRKFTSLPLALGFGISTPEQAEQAAAFCDGVIVGSGIVKMVEQMEKYPEDLVKEVGDFVSSLKEGTRR; from the coding sequence ATGAGGTTAAAGGATACTTTTGAGCAGCTGAAAAGCGGGGGGGAGAAAGCCTTGATTACCTTTATTACTGCCGGGGACCCCGACATTGAAACCACAGAGAAGCTGGTTTTGGAGATGGAAAAAAGAGGTGCGGACATCATCGAGCTGGGACTGCCCTTTTCAGACCCCCTGGCCGATGGCCCGGTGATTCAACAATCTTCCCAGCGGTCCCTGGAGAGGGGCATGAATACCTCATTATTTCTGGAGATTGTATCCCGGCTGAGGCAGAAAACAAAAATACCTCTGGTAGTCTTAACCTATTATAATCCTGTACTCAGCTTCGGGGAAGAAAAGTTTGTTAAAGAGGCGGCCCGGGCAGGCCTGGACGGCATGATTATCCCGGATCTGCCCCTGGAGGAGAGCCGGTCATTACATCAACTGGCTCAAACCCAGGGAGTTGACCTGATATATTTATTAACTCCCACCAGTCCAGAGGAAAGAATCATTCTGACGGTGGAAAGAGCAGGGGGATTCATATACTGCGTTGCTTTAACCGGTGTTACCGGGGTAAGGGAAAACCTTTCAAAAAAAGCAGAGGATATGGTAAGCAGGATTCGGAAATTTACTTCATTACCCCTGGCTCTGGGGTTTGGAATATCCACTCCAGAGCAGGCAGAGCAGGCTGCTGCCTTTTGTGACGGGGTTATCGTGGGGAGCGGTATTGTTAAGATGGTGGAACAGATGGAAAAGTACCCGGAGGATTTGGTAAAAGAAGTAGGAGACTTTGTTAGCAGTTTGAAGGAAGGTACCCGGAGATAG
- a CDS encoding immunoglobulin-like domain-containing protein, translated as MKKYLCLLAFIIIGLALLAGCDNYENNVETENNITENTSSQSADTTEWEPTPYETVKNFDGVTMTIKKGTASSTGLTVTFKNNSNSQCIYGDYFWLEKKINERWYQVPVAIEGDYGFNDIGYDLRSEDNGEWAVDWDWLYGSLDTGEYRIVKNIMDFKSSGDYDTYYLTAEFSI; from the coding sequence ATGAAAAAATATCTATGTCTATTGGCTTTTATAATTATTGGTTTGGCTCTCTTGGCAGGATGCGATAATTATGAAAATAACGTAGAAACAGAAAACAACATAACAGAAAATACTTCCAGCCAATCTGCTGATACGACTGAATGGGAACCTACACCATATGAAACTGTAAAAAACTTTGACGGCGTTACTATGACTATAAAGAAAGGAACAGCGTCCTCTACCGGATTGACAGTAACATTTAAGAATAACTCTAACAGTCAGTGCATCTATGGCGATTACTTTTGGTTGGAAAAGAAAATAAATGAAAGATGGTACCAGGTTCCCGTCGCTATAGAAGGCGATTATGGATTTAATGATATTGGCTATGATCTGCGGTCTGAAGACAATGGGGAATGGGCAGTAGATTGGGACTGGCTCTATGGAAGCCTGGACACAGGTGAATACCGCATAGTAAAAAATATAATGGATTTTAAAAGTTCAGGGGATTATGATACTTACTATTTGACTGCAGAGTTTTCAATTTAA
- the aroF gene encoding 3-deoxy-7-phosphoheptulonate synthase, whose product MEAICLKSLGIKNDLRLAARNFNPGGTIIPLGGVEIGGKEKVIIAGPCAVESREQLLETAGEVKKAGAKILRGGAFKPRSSPYSFQGLGIDGLKILQETGSETGLLTVTEVIDTRDVELVSRYVDILQLGSRSMQNFQLLLEVGKLDKPVLLKRGISSTIEEWLLAAEYIMSAGNHKVILCERGIRTFEPLTRNTLDLNAIPLIKKLSHLPVFVDPSHGTGIRDLVPSMGKAALVAGADGLMVEVHGEPSCALSDGHQSLLPEEFAEFMEQLERFQDIFMM is encoded by the coding sequence ATGGAAGCTATTTGTTTAAAAAGCCTGGGGATAAAGAACGACCTGAGATTGGCCGCAAGGAATTTTAACCCTGGGGGTACCATTATCCCCCTGGGAGGGGTGGAGATCGGGGGGAAGGAAAAGGTGATTATTGCCGGCCCCTGCGCCGTGGAATCCAGAGAACAGCTTTTGGAGACGGCTGGTGAGGTAAAGAAGGCCGGAGCTAAAATCTTAAGAGGCGGGGCTTTTAAGCCCCGATCCTCACCTTATAGTTTTCAAGGCCTGGGGATAGATGGACTGAAAATTCTTCAGGAGACAGGAAGTGAAACTGGACTTTTAACGGTAACGGAGGTAATTGATACCCGGGATGTGGAACTGGTGAGCCGCTATGTGGATATCCTGCAGCTGGGCTCCCGGAGCATGCAGAATTTTCAGCTGCTGCTGGAGGTGGGGAAGCTGGATAAGCCTGTTCTTTTGAAAAGGGGTATCTCCTCCACCATTGAAGAATGGCTTCTGGCCGCGGAATATATTATGAGTGCCGGAAACCATAAAGTTATTCTATGTGAAAGGGGCATTAGAACCTTTGAGCCCCTGACCCGGAACACCCTGGATTTAAACGCCATTCCCCTGATTAAAAAGCTCAGCCATCTGCCGGTCTTTGTAGATCCCAGCCACGGTACCGGAATCCGGGATTTGGTTCCGTCTATGGGTAAAGCAGCCCTGGTAGCCGGTGCCGACGGCCTTATGGTAGAGGTACACGGAGAACCCTCCTGTGCCCTATCCGACGGCCACCAGTCCCTTCTACCCGAAGAGTTTGCAGAGTTTATGGAACAGCTGGAGCGGTTTCAAGATATTTTTATGATGTAG